The following coding sequences lie in one Populus trichocarpa isolate Nisqually-1 chromosome 14, P.trichocarpa_v4.1, whole genome shotgun sequence genomic window:
- the LOC7491267 gene encoding BRCT domain-containing protein At4g02110: protein MLETDSPSKTFLGVRFVLVGFDPVNKSKVKSKLVGGGGIDAVQYSENCTHVIVDKIVYDDPVCVGARNDGKTVVTGLWVDHSFDIGMPVDATSIMYRPLRDLNGIPGAKNLIMCLTGYQRQDRDDIMTMVGLMGAQFSKPLVANKVTHLICYKFEGEKYLLANKMKKIKLVNHRWLEESLRNWELLPEDNYSKSGYELEMLEAEAKDSEDEAQGTSVKQPSYENADKSPQNLKAGTFKACEMPKTGEVQKISHNLSEPEGLSSVVNAKDILVTPGKRSRDDHASGFDNICVSEVPGHLDVGGFKGATSNDLPGTQGRTPLSTRTSKDLEFISRSVERPSHSDAKYSTTSYTRRTPQISPSSIFSGNSGNIRGSPKVLLGESINMSSAKAEYAKDTTSPSCAEIPRKGIELLYEEAPGSKKQKTDVSCSSSKSQKMNHDAQAYVTGSPSATYTSQGLEPTPLVDGPSRINNRSPLSNDGHSVHDMIGMNAQQNPHTNFSTAKSSKFRRNPFTEDHAFLENMILKTGENENTNKNTPQPSFRDLTKDILVSGHDSGGFVVERSEQVIAEAGEPQNWQQDGGGPFTHNKGLETDKSDMLSNLNVPQAGNDNSITKPARKKMIAKKTLGSRPKLTSNVSQKGSIYLNVTDAQNDPTVGMAKGKGRVENRSSTDATELEISPATVNAAEAQVMETERATKLGDKLGDNAVDKIGFADDETEAPEEEDECEILHNDEQIDVIDLSNKADNKTGMKLEADNSAANMSDGPAEGNNAIEIQERDGSALKEGFVKGKGSRGKKQPSGKTKTKTVTSVVKKAESKKVLDEEENLNGKNIEENAAEKESTEPCPAGQAKSKIVSRKKSKNPVEAEKENKPAVDGDQYASLDDKHVGETAANASKTPTKFNQKVSKSNPGSTPGREVTKQLKTEPLWFILSGNRMQRKEHQQVIRRLKGKFCRDSHQWSYQATHFIAPDPIRRTEKFFAAAASGRWILRSDYLNACSQAGRFLAEESYEWHKNSLSEDGTINLEAPRKWRLLRERTGHGAFYGMHIIIYGECITPPLDTLKRVVKAGDGTILATSPPYTRFLTSGVDYAIVSPGITRVDMWVQEFLRHKIPCIVADYLVEYVCKPGYSLERHVLYNTNDWAEKSFSNLLSKAEEIVEDCDSGDDIACEVCGSRERGEVMLICSDESGSVGCGVGMHIDCCDPPLESIPEEDWFCPKCSGSSKRTSPRKKRMKKALH, encoded by the exons ATGCTGGAAACCGATTCCCCTTCCAAAACGTTTCTCGGAGTTCGTTTCGTTCTCGTTGGTTTTGATCCCGTCAACAAATCCAag GTTAAATCAAAGCTTGTTGGCGGCGGCGGCATCGATGCTGTTCAGTATAGCGAGAATTGCACTCACGTCATTGTCGATAAAATAGTTTAT GATGATCCTGTATGTGTTGGTGCAAGAAATGATGGAAAGACAGTTGTGACAGGATTATGGGTTGATCATAGTTTTGATATTGGGATGCCTGTTGATGCCACTtct ATTATGTATCGACCGCTTAGAGATTTGAATGGAATTCCGGGTGCCAAGAATTTAATTATGTGCTTGACTGGGTACCAACGCCAAGATCGAGATGACATTATG ACTATGGTTGGTCTGATGGGGGCACAGTTTTCTAAGCCACTGGTGGCTAACAAAGTTACTCATCTCATCTGCTACAAATTTGAAG GTGAGAAGTATCTGCTTGCcaataaaatgaagaagataaagCTTGTTAATCATCGTTGGTTGGAAGAAAG CTTAAGAAATTGGGAGCTTCTTCCAGAAGACAATTATAGCAAGAG TGGCTATGAGTTGGAAATGCTGGAAGCTGAGGCAAAAGACTCTGAGGATGAAGCTCAAGGCACCAGTGTGAAGCAACCAAGTTATGAAAATGCGGATAAGAGTCCTCAGAATTTAAAAGCTGGAACGTTTAAGGCTTGTGAAATGCCCAAAACTGGGGAAGTGCAGAAAATATCACATAATTTGAGTGAGCCTGAAGGTCTATCAAGCGTTGTCAATGCTAAAGATATCTTAGTAACTCCTGGCAAAAGGAGCAGAGATGATCATGCTTCAGGCTTTGATAATATTTGCGTTTCTGAGGTGCCTGGCCATCTGGATGTTGGTGGCTTCAAAGGTGCCACTTCCAATGACTTACCTGGTACACAAGGGAGAACTCCTCTTTCTACAAGAACGAGTAAAGACTTGGAGTTTATTTCTAGAAGTGTTGAAAGGCCTTCTCACTCTGATGCGAAATATAGCACTACAAGTTACACAAGGAGAACTCCACAAATATCCCCATCATCAATCTTCTCTGGGAACTCGGGAAATATCAGAGGCTCTCCTAAAGTTCTCTTAGGTGAATCCATCAATATGTCTTCTGCCAAAGCAGAATATGCAAAGGACACAACAAGCCCTTCTTGTGCTGAAATTCCTCGAAAAGGAATTGAATTACTTTATGAAGAAGCACCAGGAAGTAAGAAGCAAAAGACAGATGTTTCGTGTTCTAGCTCTAAATCACAGAAGATGAATCATGATGCCCAGGCATATGTCACAGGGAGTCCATCAGCTACTTACACAAGTCAAGGTTTAGAACCAACACCTTTGGTGGATGGTCCGTCTAGGATTAATAACCGCTCTCCCCTCAGCAATGATGGCCACTCTGTGCATGATATGATTGGTATGAATGCTCAGCAGAACCCACATACCAATTTTTCAACAGCCAAGTCATCAAAATTTAGAAGGAACCCGTTCACAGAAGATCATGCTTTCCTTGAAAATATGATCTTGAAAACTGGAGAAAATGAGAACACAAATAAGAATACACCACAACCATCCTTCAGGGACTTGACAAAGGACATCTTGGTCAGCGGGCATGACAGTGGAGGTTTTGTTGTCGAAAGATCTGAACAGGTGATTGCAGAAGCAGGGGAACCACAAAATTGGCAACAGGATGGAGGGGGTCCGTTTACACATAATAAGGGATTAGAGACAGATAAATCTGACATGCTTTCTAATTTGAACGTGCCTCAGGCAGGAAATGATAACTCCATTACCAAGCCAGCTAGGAAGAAGATGATTGCCAAGAAGACTTTGGGTTCTAGACCAAAACTGACAAGTAATGTGAGCCAGAAAGGTTCCATATACTTAAATGTAACTGATGCTCAAAATGATCCTACAGTTGGTATGGCTAAGGGAAAAGGGAGAGTGGAGAACAGGAGTTCCACTGATGCCACTGAGCTAGAGATATCCCCTGCAACTGTCAATGCTGCAGAAGCACAAGTGATGGAGACAGAACGTGCCACAAAATTGGGGGATAAGTTGGGAGATAATGCTGTGGATAAGATTGGTTTCGCGGATGATGAAACTGAGGCTCCAGAGGAGGAAGATGAATGTGAAATTTTGCACAATGACGAGCAGATTGATGTGATTGATTTGTCAAATAAAGCAGATAATAAGACAGGAATGAAATTGGAAGCAGATAATTCTGCAGCTAACATGAGTGATGGTCCAGCAGAAGGAAATAATGCAATTGAAATACAAGAGAGAGACGGATCAGCCTTGAAAGAAGGTTTtgtaaaaggaaaaggaagcaGAGGCAAGAAACAGCCTTCTGGTAAGACGAAGACCAAGACTGTTACCTCGGTTGTTAAAAAAGCTGAGTCTAAGAAAGTTCTGGACGAGGAAGAGAATCTTAATGGAAAGAACATTGAGGAGAATGCTGCAGAAAAGGAAAGCACTGAGCCATGTCCTGCAGGTCAAGCTAAAAGTAAAATTGTATCTAGGAAAAAGTCCAAGAACCCCGTGGAAGCTGAAAAGGAGAATAAGCCTGCTGTTGATGGAGATCAATATGCAAGTCTAGATGATAAGCATGTTGGGGAAACAGCTGCTAATGCAAGTAAAACACCAACGAAGTTTAATCAAAAGGTTAGTAAAAGTAATCCTGGTTCTACACCAGGAAGAGAAGTTACAAAGCAACTGAAAACTGAACCGCTATGGTTTATATTGAGTGGGAATAGGATGCAAAGAAAGGAGCATCAGCAAGTTATTAGGCGTTTGAAAGGAAAATTCTGCAGAGATTCTCATCAATGGTCATATCAGGCAACACACTTCATAGCTCCAGACCCAATTCGCAGGACAGAGAAGTTTTTTGCTGCTGCAGCATCTGGAAG GTGGATTCTTAGGTCGGATTATCTAAATGCTTGTAGTCAGGCAGGGAGGTTCTTGGCAGAGGAATCTTATGAATGGCACAAGAATAGCCTTAGCGAAGATGGAACAATTAATTTAGAAGCTCCAAGGAAGTGGCGGCTGTTAAGGGAGAGAACAGGTCATGGAGCCTTCTATGGAATGCATATTATCATTTATGGAGAATGCATTACACCACCTTTG GATACTCTGAAACGAGTAGTGAAGGCGGGGGATGGTACCATCTTAGCAACCTCTCCTCCTTACACCCGCTTTCTTACATCTGGAGTTGACTATGCTATTGTCAGCCCTGGCATAACACGTGTAGACATGTGGGTTCAAGAGTTCTTAAGACATAAGATACCCTGCATTGTTGCTGATTACCTGGTGGAGTATGTCTGCAAGCCTGGGTACTCTCTTGAGAGACATGTACTGTACAATACCAATGACTGGGCAGAGAAGTCATTTTCCAACCTTTTGAGCAAGGCGGAAGAGATTGTTGAGGATTGTGATAGTGGTGATGATATAGCCTGTGAAGTTTGTGGTTCTAGAGAAAGAGGGGAAGTTATGCTGATATGCAGCGATGAAAGTGGTTCTGTTGGATGTGGGGTTGGGATGCATATAGACTGCTGCGATCCTCCACTTGAAAGCATACCAGAGGAGGATTGGTTTTGTCCGAAGTGTAGCGGAAGCAGTAAGAGAACCAGCCCTAggaagaaaaggatgaaaaaggCACTTCACTAA
- the LOC7491269 gene encoding probable protein disulfide-isomerase A6, whose protein sequence is MEKYHQIWFAFGTLALLAVSALADDVVVLTEDNFEKEVGQDRGALVEFYAPWCGHCKKLAPEYEKLGSSFRKAKTVLIGKVDCDEHKGVCSKYGVSGYPTLQWFPKGSLEPKKYEGPRTAEALTEYVNTEGGTNVKIAAVPSNVAVLTADNFNNIVLDETKDVLVEFYAPWCGHCKNLAPTYEKVATAFKSEEDVVVANLDADKHKDLAEKYGVSGFPTLKFFPKGNKAGEDYEGGRDLDDFVAFINEKSGSSRDGKGQLTSKAGIVESLDALVKEFVAAGDDEKKAVFSQIEEEVEKLKGSAARYGKIYSKAAKNCMAKGDYAKNEIERLQRMLQKTISPAKADEFTLKKNILSTFA, encoded by the exons atggagaaGTATCATCAGATCTGGTTTGCCTTTGGTACCTTGGCTTTGTTAGCTGTATCAGCTTTAGCAGACGATGTCGTCGTATTAACAGAAGATAACTTCGAGAAGGAAGTCGGTCAAGACAGAGGCGCTCTCGTTGAGTTCTACGCTCCTTG GTGTGGGCACTGTAAGAAGCTTGCTCCTGAATATGAGAAGCTCGGAAGTAGCTTTAGGAAGGCAAAGACTGTTTTGATTGGAAAG GTGGACTGTGATGAGCATAAGGGTGTATGCAGCAAATATGGGGTTTCTGGATACCCAACTCTTCAATGGTTTCCTAAAGGATCGCTCGAACCTAAAAA GTATGAAGGACCACGTACTGCAGAAGCCCTTACCGAGTACGTCAATACTGAAGGAG GGACTAATGTGAAGATAGCTGCAGTGCCATCCAATGTAGCGGTGCTAACTgctgataattttaataatattgtctTGGATGAAACCAAGGATGTTTTAGTTGAGTTTTATGCACCATG GTGTGGCCATTGCAAAAACCTAGCTCCT ACCTATGAAAAGGTAGCTACCGCGTTTAAATCTGAGGAAGATGTTGTGGTTGCCAATCTAGATGCTGACAAACATAAGGATCTAGCTGAAAA GTATGGAGTAAGTGGATTCCCTACATTGAAGTTCTTTCCAAAAGGCAACAAAGCTGGGGAAGATTATGAGGGTGGGAGAGATTTGGATGACTTTGTTGCTTTCATCAATGAAAAGTCTGGATCCAGTCGTGATGGAAAAGGACAACTAACCTCAAAG GCTGGTATTGTTGAAAGTTTGGATGCCTTGGTAAAAGAGTTCGTAGCTGCTGGAGATGACGAGAAGAAAGCAGTCTTTTCCCAAATTGAAGAGGAAGTTGAGAAACTCAAGGGTTCCGCAGCAAG GTATGGAAAGATTTATTCAAAGGCTGCCAAGAATTGTATGGCTAAAGGTGATTATGCCAAGAATGAGATTGAGCGGCTACAGCGCATGCTTCAAAAG ACAATCAGCCCAGCAAAGGCAGATGAATTCACCCTGAAGAAGAACATTCTATCTACTTTTGCTTGA
- the LOC7491268 gene encoding dnaJ protein ERDJ3B yields MEHQHRRSKILLLLCVALSYYAIIAIAGKSYYEVLQVPKGASDEQIKKAYRKLALKYHPDKNQGNEEANLRFAEINNAYEVLSDSEKRNIYDRYGEEGLKQHMASGGRGGGGGMNFQDIFSQFFGGGSMEEEEKIARGDDVIVELDATLEDLYMGGSLKVWREKNVIKPAPGKRRCNCRNEVYHKQIGPGMFQQMTEQVCEQCQNVKYEREGYFLTVDIEKGMQDGQEVVFYEDGEPIIDGEPGDLKFRIRTAPHDIFRREGNDLHTTVTITLVQALVGFEKNIEHLDEHLVDISSKGITKPKEVRRFKGEGMPLHFSTKNGDLYVTFEVLFPTSLTEDQKKRIKEVLG; encoded by the exons ATGGAGCATCAGCATCGAAGATCAAAGATCTTATTGTTATTATGCGTGGCTCTATCATACTACGCTATCATCGCCATTGCAGG GAAGAGCTATTACGAAGTTCTGCAAGTGCCTAAAGGTGCATCAGACGAGCAGATCAAAAAAGCGTATAGAAAGCTAGCTTTGAAGTATCATCCTGATAAGAATCAGGGAAATGAAGAGGCTAATTTGCGTTTTGCCGAGATTAACAATG CGTATGAGGTGTTATCGGATAGTGAGAAGAGGAATATTTACGATAGGTATGGAGAGGAGGGACTTAAGCAGCATATGGCTAGTGGAGGCagaggtggtggaggaggaatGAATTTTCAAGACATTTTTAGCCA ATTTTTTGGTGGAGGTTCGatggaagaggaagagaaaatcGCTAGGGGTGATGATGTAATTGTAGAATTGGATGCAACACTGGAAGACCTGTATATGGGTGGTTCGCTGAAG GTCTGGAgggaaaaaaatgttataaagcCAGCCCCTGGCAAAAGACGCTGTAACTGCAGAAATGAAGTTTACCACAAGCAAATTGGTCCAGGGATGTTTCAGCAGATGACAGAGCAG gtctGTGAGCAATGTCAAAATGTCAAATATGAAAGGGAGGGATATTTTCTCACAGTTGATATTGAGAAAGGCATGCAAGATGGACAA GAGGTGGTTTTCTATGAAGATGGTGAGCCTATAATTGATGGAGAACCTGGAGATTTGAAG TTCCGAATTCGCACAGCACCCCATGACATCTTCAGAAGAGAAGGCAATGACTTGCATACAACTGTCACCATAACACTG GTTCAAGCGCTTGTTGGTTTTGAGAAGAACATTGAGCATCTTGATGAGCATTTGGTGGACATTAGCTCGAAG GGAATCACCAAACCCAAAGAAGTAAGAAGGTTCAAGGGGGAGGGAATGCCTTTGCATTTCAGCACCAAGAACGGTGATCTTTATGTCACGTTTGAGGTTCTTTTCCCCACATCACTAACTGAAGACCAGAAGAAAAGGATCAAGGAAGTTCTTGGCTAG
- the LOC7495223 gene encoding transcription initiation factor TFIID subunit 13 has protein sequence MNNSSTGSSSKSKAGSSSQPSETSFKRKRGMFQKDLQHMMYGFGDDPNPLPETVALVEDIVVEYVTDMAHKAQEIGSKRGKLSVEDFLFLIRKDPPKLNRCTELLSMQEELKQARKAFEVDEEKLASTE, from the exons ATGAACAACTCCTCTACAGGATCCTCATCGAAATCGAAAGCTGGGTCTTCTTCACAGCCTTCGGAAACTTCATTTAAGCGAAAGCGGGGGATGTTTCAGAAAGACT TGCAGCACATGATGTATGGTTTTGGCGATGATCCAAAT CCTCTCCCAGAGACAGTGGCACTTGTGGAGGATATTGTTGTGGAATATGTTACGGATATG GCACATAAAGCCCAAGAAATCGGATCAAAGAGGGGAAAGCTTTCAGTTGAggattttttgtttctaattcgCAAG GATCCTCCGAAGCTCAACCGTTGTACGGAGTTGCTGTCTATGCAAGAGGAGCTAAAGCAAGCAAGGAAGGCTTTTGAGGTAGATGAAGAGAAGCTAGCGTCAACGGAGTGA
- the LOC7495224 gene encoding MYB-like transcription factor ODO1 produces MGRAPCCEKVGLKKGRWTAEEDEKLTKYIQANGEGSWRSLPKNAGLLRCGKSCRLRWINYLAADLKRGNISAEEEEIIINLHASLGNRWSLIASHLPGRTDNEIKNYWNSHLSRRIYSFRRPVNERLPLIIETAKQGMLAKSGAGRFAIKKKKISHPQKDAIRVPTKRPRKENNTGDFSNSNIEGIQLPQTPAAEKNTLSSTINDTVIWDPCAEDKELMDLVVTTPCPETGRVMLGSSGEKANLVICPGEERRRPNSIFHPSGGEKENDSFGQFCEGIENEMLSFNEVMGKELLDPDGDSSLNDEGQNGLLVHSGERQSGVSSPDKTVDVFESIGDLSSNGESCDWHSFSSISTSGFDDCGVDWSWDDVMGGHLEIGDETKEENMLSWLWENEKGEEVVNYEKQNAMLLGFFLDLPQ; encoded by the exons ATGGGAAGGGCACCTTGTTGTGAAAAGGTGGGCTTGAAGAAAGGGAGATGGACTGCAGAAGAGGATGAGAAATTGACAAAGTATATTCAAGCTAACGGAGAAGGTTCTTGGCGGTCATTGCCCAagaatgcag GGTTGCTTAGGTGTGGAAAGAGTTGCAGATTGAGATGGATTAACTACTTGGCAGCTGACTTGAAGAGGGGAAACATATCTGCTGAGGAGGAAGAGATCATCATAAATTTACATGCTTCTTTGGGCAATAG GTGGTCTTTGATAGCCAGTCACTTACCAGGAAGAACAGACAATGAGATAAAGAACTACTGGAACTCTCATTTGAGCAGAAGAATTTACAGCTTTAGAAGACCTGTAAATGAAAGACTACCATTGATCATCGAAACAGCCAAGCAGGGCATGTTAGCCAAAAGTGGAGCAGGTAGATttgcaataaagaaaaaaaaaattagccacCCTCAAAAGGATGCCATCAGGGTGCCAACAAAGAGACCacgaaaagaaaataatactgGTGATTTCTCTAATTCAAATATTGAAGGCATCCAATTGCCACAGACACCAGCAGCAGAGAAAAATACCCTGTCAAGTACAATCAATGATACGGTGATTTGGGATCCATGTGCAGAGGACAAGGAGCTAATGGACCTTGTCGTGACAACTCCCTGTCCAGAAACTGGAAGAGTAATGTTGGGTTCAAGTGGGGAGAAAGCAAACCTGGTCATATGCCCTGgtgaagagagaagaagacCGAATTCAATTTTTCACCCTAGTGGAGGTGAGAAAGAAAATGATAGCTTCGGACAATTCTGTGAAGGCATCGAAAATGAGATGCTGAGTTTTAATGAGGTGATGGGCAAGGAGTTGCTGGATCCAGATGGCGATTCGAGTTTAAATGATGAGGGACAAAATGGTCTCTTGGTGCACAGTGGGGAGAGGCAGAGTGGGGTTTCGAGTCCTGACAAAACAGTAGACGTTTTTGAGTCCATTGGTGATTTGAGCTCGAATGGAGAGAGTTGTGACTGGCACTCGTTTTCTTCAATAAGCACGTCAGGTTTTGACGATTGTGGCGTTGATTGGAGCTGGGATGATGTGATGGGAGGACACCTTGAGATAGGAGATGAGACCAAAGAAGAGAATATGCTATCTTGGTTGTGGGAGAACGAGAAGGGGGAAGAGGTAGTGAACTATGAGAAGCAAAATGCCATGCTGCTTGGCTTCTTTCTTGATTTGCCTCAATAA